A genomic window from Chrysoperla carnea chromosome 3, inChrCarn1.1, whole genome shotgun sequence includes:
- the LOC123295458 gene encoding sorting nexin-29, which produces MQSTKHGEVREKLASKLLNCVKQCQIRYGGKTELASEKDIQVAELCSSLEAVLSHGLRSTPITTQLTTSTLKQVSKLIAGRLHLTDDTPVFWHYVLLFLTPHERERYAVLKNINTDIGRGRAWIRGSLNERTLERYFHYMLESTELLYAHYEDWALMRDSERSCMFTNMIAGLNSILFAININNMELNLSDVENSKTFLKNMKNEPIIVTQIIPNDNNNKKNDRKQKNRKVAKQIITFDDDDNQTNPFLMNDNETVTNSSDDIKSISTNSSIDSSCSPPGNSSTLGSHNGGQSSSASSAGGINDDSIEAVEFVEKEETPAPISMVLPTSEFCDISHEELMTPMDSSAHFVDELETSSSDRSSVDSLTRNYESLKKENETLKSQLKKYIGAVQMLHKDPDEANLTLMSSTTSIDENKSSKTSKFDEVKHYEAKLIQVAEMHAELMEFNEYLQQQINFKDAVIQRLKKQLSQNITSSMATSSSNDFTYDNNTHLRGEVFISIPSAFLSSGGTSISSESRTNNSSSGAHHVYQIHIRAGNHEWNIFRRYAHFHALHSQLKKLDPTVAKFKFPPKKTIGNKDAALVEKRRKLLEQYLRKLFDHWPELGACSSRAALEQYLAFFREPAKFEEETKWNNTLRQTLFPSFGTSDSSSNSGVTSDIRYNGL; this is translated from the exons ATGCAATCAACAAAACATGGGGAGGTTCGTGAGAAATTAGcatcaaaattattgaattgtgTTAAACAGTGTCAAATACGGTATGGTGGTAAAACAGAATTAGCATCGGAAAAAGACATCCAAGTTGCTGAACTATGTTCAAGTTTGGAAGCTGTTCTGTCACACGGTTTAAGATCGACACCGATAACAACTCAATTAACAACATCAACATTAAAAcaagtttcaaaattaattgcTGGACGATTACATTTAACTGACGACACACCAG tattttggcattatgtgttattatttttaacaccgCATGAACGCGAACGATATGCAGTACTAAAGAACATCAACACAGATATTGGACGCGGACGAGCATGGATACGTGGATCATTGAATGAACGTACATTGGAAAG atattttcattatatgcTTGAAAGTACGGAATTATTATACGCTCACTATGAAGACTGGGCATTAATGCGAGATTCTGAACGAAGTTGTATGTTTACGAATATGATAGCAG gtttaaaCTCAATATTATTCGCAATAAACATCAATAATATGGAATTAAATTTATCGGACGTTGAAAACAGtaaaacattcttaaaaaatatgaaaaatgaaccAATAATCGTAACACAAATAATCCCTAATGATAACAACAATAAAAAGAATGATCGCAAACAAAAGAATCGTAAAGTTgctaaacaaataataacatttgaTGACGATGATAACCAAACAAATCCATTTTTAATGAATGACAACGAAACAGTTACAAATTCCAGTGATGATATTAAATCAATTAGTACAAATAGTAGTATAGATAGTAGTTGTAGTCCACCGGGTAATTCGTCAACACTAGGTAGTCATAATGGAGGACAATCATCTTCAGCGTCATCTGCAGGCGGTATCAATGACGATTCTATTGAAGCTGTAGAATTTgttgaaaaagaagaaacaCCAGCTCCAATTAGTATGGTATTACCTACTAGTGAATTTTGTGATATTAGTCATGAAGAATTAATGACACCTATGGATTCGTCAGCACATTTTGTTGATGAGTTAGAAACCTCTTCTTCGGATCGATCATCTGTTGATAGTTTGACTCGAAATTATGAGTCTTTAAAAAA agAAAATGAAACGTTAAAAtcacagttaaaaaaatatattggcgCTGTTCAAATGTTACACAAGGATCCTGATGAAGCAAATTTAACGTTAATGTCATCAACAACTAGTAtagatgaaaataaaagttcaaaaacatCGAAATTTGATGAAGTTAAACATTATGAAGCGAAATTAATTCAG gttgCTGAAATGCATGCTGAATTAATGGAATTCAACGaatatttacaacaacaaattaatttcaaagaTGCCGTCATACaacgattaaaaaaacaactaagTCAAAACATAACATCTTCAATGGCTACTTCATCAAGTAATGATTTTACTTACGATAATAATACACATTTACGTGGTGAAGTCTTTATATCAATACCGTCAGCGTTTCTATCCTCTGGTGGTACTTCAATATCAAGTGAATCCAGAACGAATAATTCATCGTCTGGTGCACATCATGTTTATCAAATACATATACGGGCTGGTAATCATGAATGGAATATATTTCGACGTTATGCACATTTTCATGCATTACATTCTCAGCTTAAAAAATTAGATCCAACTGttgccaaatttaaatttccaccaAAGAAAACTATTGGAAATAAG gaCGCTGCTTTAGTAGAAAAACGTCGAAAATTACTAGAACAATACTTACGAAAATTGTTTGATCATTGGCCAGAACTGGGTGCATGTTCAAGTCGTGCTGCATTAGAACAATATTTAGCCTTCTTTAg GGAGCCAGCAAAATTTGAAGAAGAAACCAAATGGAATAATACACTTCGCCAAACATTATTTCCTAGTTTTGGTACAAGTGACTCATCATCGAATAGTGGCGTAACTAGTGATATACGTTATAATGGTTTATAA